One window from the genome of Nicotiana sylvestris chromosome 9, ASM39365v2, whole genome shotgun sequence encodes:
- the LOC138877754 gene encoding uncharacterized protein, protein MRQCSYIKKQSNDPLHAGQVHQPTTTKGDNEAKWIIVSFNKRKNQGRKFSSQPTINQVKGSNGPGISVKLFNANTGKYLDTQLLQYKTKDHSTSNQPSKVTTQPIIAKEQTTALNKNHYLDNRQMVFPKTTTANTNFLSKNKFTQLSDDLAFEDNDTCMSDSNVASNDINFLDTNNAMQNGSLTDTSNPLNNPTPTTLPPPPKQKSTQNLVLSKGLQQDPSLRYGKIAIPMHVGQMASDIVKGSQIATPLENLKEEINCPINQDIEQPKDTKLEDSIIGSSTNPLPLSITPYPTPTNSSLNTFYPTQNAKSSFIPTKEESPNLNPTPTQTPQHGKHSPLHLQEQPQIIYSQPPSPRLPTYQLDGARPHGPCNILHSPNQRSRGYSDPPQHPISSTTHYRGNGVGYEQLPQPSLAQQHYPSNGSIIEPSNGLGNEGTMEHDTPVQPHKPSKCYLGPSLILPWDINQGNQEIPVPPPPPPVPPQ, encoded by the coding sequence ATGAGGCAGTGCAGCTATATCAAGAAACAAAGCAACGATCCTCTCCATGCAGGACAAGTTCATCAACCTACAACTACAAAGGGAGATAATGAAGCGAAATGGATCATTGTTTCATtcaataaaaggaaaaatcaagGTAGAAAATTTTCTTCTCAACCTACCATCAACCAAGTAAAAGGCAGTAATGGTCCAGGTATTTCGGTTAAACTTTTCAATGCTAATACAGGTAAATACTTGGACACTCAATTACTTCAATATAAAACTAAAGATCATTCTACTTCTAATCAACCCTCAAAAGTTACTACTCAGCCTATCATTGCTAAAGAACAAACCACTGCTCTAAACAAAAATCACTACTTAGACAATAGGCAAATGGTTTTTCCAAAAACTACCACGGCTAATACTAATTTtcttagtaaaaataaatttaccCAATTAAGTGATGACTTGGCATTTGAAGACAATGACACTTGTATGAGTGACTCCAACGTGGCATCAAATGATATTAACTTTTTAGATACTAATAATGCCATGCAAAATGGCTCTTTAACGGACACTTCTAACCCTCTAAATAATCCTACCCCTACTACCCTACCCCCCCCCCCTAAACaaaaatctacccaaaatcttgTATTATCTAAAGGACTTCAACAAGATCCTTCCTTAAGATATGGCAAGATCGCTATCCCTATGCATGTTGGCCAAATGGCATCGGACATAGTAAAGGGAAGCCAAATCGCCACACCCTTAGAAAACCTAAAAGAAGAAATCAATTGTCCTATAAATCAAGACATAGAGCAACCAAAAGACACAAAATTGGAAGACTCAATCATTGGTTCTTCCACCAATCCGCTACCCCTCTCTATTACCCCTTACCCCACGCCTACTAATAGTTCATTAAATACGTTTTACCCCACCCAAAATGCCAAGAGTTCCTTCATCCCTACGAAGGAGGAATCACCTAATTTAAATCCTACGCCGACACAGACCCCTCAACATGGAAAACATTCCCCCCTTCACCTTCAAGAACAACCCCAGATAATTTATTCCCAACCCCCAAGCCCAAGACTACCAACTTACCAGTTGGATGGAGCTAGGCCTCATGGGCCATGCAATATCCTTCACAGTCCCAATCAACGGTCAAGAGGCTATAGTGATCCTCCACAACACCCAATATCTAGCACAACTCATTACAGAGGAAATGGGGTTGGCTATGAACAACTACCTCAACCAAGTTTGGCTCAACAACATTATCCATCCAATGGCTCCATCATTGAACCCTCAAATGGATTAGGTAATGAGGGAACAATGGAACATGACACTCCAGTTCAACCCCATAAACCCTCAAAATGCTACCTTGGACCTTCCCTTATTCTCCCTTGGGACATCAACCAGGGGAACCAAGAGATACCAGTCCCACCTCCACCCCCTCCAGTACCTCCACAATAA